One window from the genome of Xenorhabdus bovienii SS-2004 encodes:
- a CDS encoding MFS transporter has protein sequence MNDNKMTPLELRATWGLGSVFSLRMLGMFMVLPVLTTYGLELRGSSEALIGIAIGIYGLTQAIFQIPFGLLSDKIGRKPLIIGGLLIFVLGSITAALSDSIWGIIIGRALQGAGAISAAIMALLSDLTREQNRTKAMAFIGISFGITFAFAIVIGPIITHQIGLNGLFGAIAILASCGILITLFAVPPAHKHILNRESGIARGSFRRVLSDSQLLKLNFGILSLHTLLMSSFIALPLIMEKADFPPQQHWKVYLITTLISFIAVLPFIIYAEKKRRMKQVFLLCIGLLFIAELILWSVSSHLWGIFAGIQIFFLAFNIMEAILPSLISKEAPAGYKGTAMGIYSTSQFLGVALGGFLGGMLYELQGASLVFMGGIVLTALWFIISLTLHQPPYVSSIRIVLPDQLNNPDILEKKILSQAGVKDIVIALEELSAYVKVDTKQTNREQLEQLVLSHK, from the coding sequence ATGAACGATAATAAAATGACTCCGCTTGAACTTCGAGCAACATGGGGCTTAGGTTCTGTTTTTTCTCTGCGCATGTTAGGTATGTTCATGGTTTTACCTGTTTTAACGACCTATGGCTTAGAATTACGGGGTTCCAGCGAAGCGCTGATCGGGATTGCCATTGGCATCTACGGCTTGACACAGGCAATATTTCAAATCCCATTCGGATTGCTTTCAGACAAAATCGGTAGAAAACCCCTAATCATCGGTGGGCTGCTTATCTTTGTTCTAGGCAGTATTACTGCGGCTTTGAGCGACTCTATTTGGGGCATTATTATCGGCAGAGCCTTACAGGGTGCTGGGGCAATATCTGCTGCAATCATGGCATTACTTTCTGATCTTACTCGCGAACAGAATCGTACAAAAGCGATGGCATTCATTGGCATTAGTTTTGGTATTACCTTCGCCTTTGCTATTGTTATTGGCCCTATCATCACACACCAAATAGGGTTAAATGGCCTGTTTGGCGCAATAGCGATCCTGGCCAGTTGTGGTATCTTGATCACCTTATTCGCTGTACCTCCTGCTCATAAACACATACTGAATCGCGAATCTGGAATTGCCCGTGGCAGTTTTCGACGTGTGCTCTCTGACTCTCAGCTACTAAAACTCAATTTTGGTATTCTCAGCCTGCATACTTTATTAATGTCGAGTTTTATTGCTCTCCCCCTCATCATGGAAAAAGCAGACTTTCCACCACAACAACACTGGAAAGTTTACTTAATTACTACCCTCATTTCTTTTATTGCTGTTTTACCCTTCATTATCTACGCAGAAAAAAAACGCCGTATGAAACAGGTTTTTTTACTTTGCATCGGCCTATTATTCATCGCCGAATTAATTTTATGGTCAGTGAGCTCACACCTTTGGGGAATTTTTGCAGGTATTCAGATATTCTTCCTTGCTTTTAATATCATGGAAGCTATTTTACCATCACTCATCAGCAAAGAAGCGCCCGCTGGTTACAAAGGTACGGCGATGGGTATTTACTCTACCAGTCAATTCCTCGGTGTCGCATTGGGAGGTTTCCTCGGTGGAATGCTCTATGAACTGCAAGGCGCATCATTGGTATTTATGGGGGGTATTGTGCTAACCGCACTCTGGTTTATTATCAGCCTGACACTACATCAACCACCTTATGTCAGCAGCATCAGAATTGTCTTACCCGATCAATTGAATAATCCTGACATCTTAGAAAAGAAAATATTGTCACAGGCGGGTGTGAAAGATATTGTCATCGCATTAGAAGAACTCAGTGCATATGTCAAAGTTGATACAAAACAGACCAACCGAGAGCAATTAGAACAGCTTGTGCTGTCTCATAAATAA
- a CDS encoding glycoside hydrolase family 18 protein codes for MSKLTQLDPRSEESYRLDHFISATETTKFSYTSGRVALPVYNKYNVKNKPKVIGYYTDWSQYDSRLQGNQTPSARGRGIDLQHLLDNPFAYDKLIIGFCGIVGDQGEKKALISRAAPKFGRYNNGEVTFTDEWGDCQSYVNCTFPRWQDVQMPRDFKQDKSMGVLGGLAKIQDAARAQGHELVMSFSVGGWTMSNGFYNMVRNSQLKSKFISSLIDIFKRFPMFTEVDIDWEYPGAKGNDNPHDPKDGEYYISLIRDLSSAFKNAGRSDIKISIACSAVPDIMEKSKIPELLKVGLYGINVMTYDFFGTPWADKLRHHTNLRRYPGSENSVEKAVEYLLSVGVPSQAINIGYAGYSRNGKNTNITSYSPLSGSYSPEMGTTTGTFESGSTEWYDTIYNYLNLESRQDRNGFTLYTDEVADADYLYNQNSKLFISLDTPRTVKAKAKYALEKNLGGVFTWTADQDRGPLVNAAREGLGCPLLIKKIDMEPFYYKGKTNK; via the coding sequence ATGTCAAAGTTAACTCAGTTGGATCCTCGCAGTGAAGAATCTTACCGTTTAGATCATTTTATTTCGGCAACAGAAACAACAAAATTTAGTTATACATCTGGAAGAGTTGCTTTACCCGTTTATAATAAATATAACGTTAAAAATAAACCTAAGGTCATAGGTTATTATACTGATTGGTCACAATATGATAGCCGCCTGCAAGGTAATCAAACTCCTTCAGCGCGGGGAAGAGGTATTGATTTACAACACTTGCTTGATAACCCTTTCGCCTATGATAAATTAATTATCGGTTTCTGTGGGATAGTAGGTGATCAAGGTGAGAAAAAAGCGTTAATTTCTCGGGCAGCACCGAAGTTTGGTCGTTACAATAATGGTGAAGTCACATTTACCGATGAATGGGGCGATTGTCAATCTTATGTAAACTGTACTTTCCCTAGGTGGCAAGACGTTCAAATGCCCAGAGATTTCAAGCAGGACAAATCTATGGGAGTGCTAGGTGGGTTGGCAAAAATACAGGATGCAGCAAGGGCGCAAGGCCATGAACTAGTAATGTCATTCAGCGTCGGTGGTTGGACCATGAGTAATGGTTTTTACAATATGGTCAGGAACAGCCAATTGAAATCCAAATTTATTTCCAGTTTGATCGATATCTTTAAACGCTTCCCCATGTTCACTGAAGTAGATATTGATTGGGAATATCCTGGAGCGAAAGGAAACGATAACCCGCACGACCCGAAAGACGGTGAGTATTATATTAGCCTAATCCGAGATTTATCTTCTGCATTTAAGAATGCAGGACGTTCTGATATTAAAATTAGTATCGCTTGCTCTGCCGTACCAGATATTATGGAAAAATCCAAAATACCTGAATTATTAAAGGTTGGATTATATGGAATTAATGTCATGACCTATGATTTCTTTGGTACTCCGTGGGCTGATAAGTTAAGGCACCATACTAATTTGCGCCGTTATCCTGGTAGTGAAAATAGTGTGGAAAAAGCGGTTGAGTATCTACTCAGTGTTGGTGTGCCATCTCAAGCTATCAATATTGGTTATGCTGGATATTCTCGTAATGGCAAAAATACTAATATTACCAGTTATTCACCATTATCGGGCAGCTATAGCCCTGAAATGGGTACGACGACTGGGACATTTGAGTCCGGTTCAACAGAATGGTATGACACGATATATAATTATTTGAATCTAGAGTCTCGTCAAGATAGAAATGGTTTTACCCTTTATACAGATGAAGTTGCGGATGCAGACTATCTTTATAACCAAAACAGTAAATTGTTTATATCACTGGATACACCGCGTACAGTGAAAGCCAAAGCAAAATATGCATTGGAAAAAAATCTAGGTGGAGTATTTACTTGGACAGCAGATCAGGACAGAGGGCCATTAGTGAATGCAGCTCGTGAAGGTCTGGGGTGCCCATTGTTGATTAAGAAAATTGACATGGAGCCTTTCTATTATAAAGGCAAAACTAACAAATAA
- a CDS encoding YajQ family cyclic di-GMP-binding protein, with product MPSFDIVSEVDMQEVRNAVENAQRELTNRWDFRNVNASFELNEKNESVKIASESDFQVNQLVDILREKFAKRGVDGSVLNVAENMVHSGKTFSVEATLLQGIDTPLAKKIVKLIKDSKLKVQAQIQGEQVRVTGKARDDLQSVMTLVRGAELGQPFQFTNFRD from the coding sequence ATGCCATCATTTGATATTGTTTCAGAAGTTGATATGCAGGAAGTGCGTAACGCAGTAGAGAACGCACAGCGAGAATTAACCAATCGCTGGGATTTTCGCAACGTCAATGCGAGTTTTGAATTAAACGAGAAGAACGAATCAGTTAAGATTGCGAGTGAATCTGACTTTCAAGTCAACCAATTGGTTGATATTCTTCGTGAAAAATTTGCCAAGCGTGGAGTTGATGGCTCGGTGCTCAATGTTGCTGAAAATATGGTTCATAGCGGTAAAACCTTTAGTGTAGAGGCAACCTTACTGCAAGGTATTGATACACCATTGGCGAAGAAGATTGTGAAGCTGATCAAAGACAGCAAACTGAAAGTGCAGGCACAGATTCAGGGTGAACAAGTCCGGGTTACAGGCAAAGCGCGCGATGACCTGCAAAGTGTGATGACACTGGTTCGTGGTGCAGAGTTGGGGCAACCTTTCCAGTTTACTAATTTCCGTGATTAA
- the panE gene encoding 2-dehydropantoate 2-reductase, translated as MKITVLGCGAIGKLWLVALSQQNHDIQTWIRVPQPFVSVRIDNFNGKVFDQQFPANDEKHLTESELLLVCLKAWQVSDAINNLAPKLSPHCPILLLHNGMGSQEEFLPLPNPILLGVTTHGSYQENGIVYHKSQGITHIGSATANADKFSFLADVLHYALPDVAWHNEIHTISWLKLAVNCIINPLTVIYDCKNGNLLQHTAQIDLLCDEIHQVMERDNLHTTKQMLVDYVMNVIEQTSENYSSMLQDIRAQRHTEIDYITGFLLRRARAYGLPIKENTIIYQYIKRKEEEYERLRPHLPGSRQ; from the coding sequence ATGAAAATCACCGTTCTTGGCTGTGGTGCTATAGGTAAACTGTGGCTTGTGGCCTTATCCCAGCAAAATCATGACATTCAAACATGGATAAGGGTTCCACAACCTTTTGTCTCGGTTCGTATCGATAACTTCAATGGTAAGGTATTTGATCAACAATTTCCTGCCAATGACGAAAAACATCTCACCGAAAGCGAATTGTTGCTCGTCTGTTTAAAAGCATGGCAAGTTTCCGATGCCATCAATAACCTCGCCCCTAAACTTTCCCCTCATTGTCCGATCCTGTTACTACACAATGGAATGGGATCACAGGAAGAATTTTTACCTTTGCCCAACCCCATTTTACTTGGTGTGACCACTCACGGCTCCTATCAGGAAAATGGCATTGTTTACCACAAATCGCAAGGTATTACCCATATTGGTTCCGCAACGGCTAACGCCGATAAATTCAGTTTTCTGGCGGATGTCTTACACTATGCACTACCCGATGTGGCATGGCACAATGAAATCCACACCATCAGTTGGCTCAAGCTTGCCGTCAACTGTATTATCAATCCACTCACAGTAATTTATGACTGCAAAAATGGCAATCTATTGCAGCATACTGCGCAAATCGATTTACTGTGCGACGAAATTCACCAAGTGATGGAACGCGATAATCTGCATACGACCAAACAGATGCTTGTTGATTATGTTATGAATGTGATTGAACAGACTTCCGAAAATTATTCATCCATGCTACAGGATATACGAGCACAACGGCATACAGAAATAGATTACATTACAGGTTTTTTACTACGCCGAGCCCGTGCTTATGGGTTGCCCATTAAAGAAAATACTATTATTTATCAATATATTAAACGAAAGGAGGAGGAGTATGAACGCCTCCGCCCTCATCTGCCTGGCTCACGGCAGTGA
- the thiI gene encoding tRNA uracil 4-sulfurtransferase ThiI — MKFIIKLFPEITIKSQTVRLRFIKILASNIRNVLKTLSEEIAVVRHWDNIEVRAKNDNLGGEICDALTRIPGIHHILQVEERDFRDLHHIFEQAYEAYGHLLHGKTFCVRVKRRGKHSFTSNEVERYVGGGLNQHIESAKVKLTHPDVTVNLEIEQDKLILVKARHEGIGGFPIGTQEDVLSLISGGFDSGVSSYMLMRRGCRVHYCFFNLGGSAHEIGVKQVAHYLWNRFGSSHKVRFVAIDFEPVVAEILEKVDDGQMGVVLKRMMVRASSRIAERYGVQAIVTGEALGQVSSQTLTNLRLIDNASDTLILRPLISHDKEHIIKLAREIGTEDFARTMPEFCGVISKSPTVKAVKAKIEAEEANFDFEILDRVVSEAQNMDIRQIAMQACEQVVEVETVTEFSTSDVLLDIRAPDEQDDRPLSMDGIEIQSLPFYKLGTQFGDLPKEKNYLLYCERGVMSRLQALYLREQGFENVKIYRP, encoded by the coding sequence ATGAAGTTTATCATTAAATTATTCCCAGAAATTACGATTAAGAGCCAGACCGTCCGGTTACGTTTTATTAAAATCCTTGCCAGCAATATCCGCAATGTGCTGAAAACATTATCAGAGGAGATTGCTGTTGTCCGCCACTGGGATAATATCGAAGTTCGAGCTAAAAATGATAACCTTGGTGGAGAAATTTGTGATGCACTAACACGTATCCCAGGTATTCATCATATCCTGCAAGTAGAAGAGCGAGATTTTCGTGACTTGCATCATATTTTTGAACAAGCTTACGAAGCCTATGGCCATTTGCTGCATGGAAAAACATTTTGTGTGCGTGTAAAGCGTCGAGGTAAGCATAGCTTCACTTCCAATGAAGTTGAACGATATGTCGGTGGTGGCCTGAATCAGCACATTGAATCCGCCAAAGTGAAATTAACGCATCCGGATGTGACGGTAAATTTAGAGATTGAACAGGATAAACTGATTCTGGTTAAAGCTCGTCATGAAGGGATCGGTGGTTTTCCTATCGGGACACAGGAAGATGTACTGTCGTTGATCTCGGGTGGGTTTGATTCCGGCGTTTCCAGTTACATGCTGATGCGCCGTGGCTGCCGCGTACACTACTGTTTCTTTAATCTTGGCGGTTCAGCTCATGAAATTGGTGTGAAACAGGTTGCCCATTATTTGTGGAATCGATTTGGCAGTTCCCATAAAGTCCGTTTTGTTGCTATTGATTTCGAACCAGTTGTCGCGGAGATCCTCGAAAAAGTGGATGACGGCCAGATGGGAGTTGTACTGAAAAGAATGATGGTCAGGGCATCTTCCAGGATTGCAGAGCGCTACGGTGTACAGGCAATTGTGACCGGAGAGGCTTTGGGGCAGGTATCCAGCCAGACTTTAACTAACTTAAGGCTGATTGACAATGCTTCTGATACGCTGATCCTCCGCCCTCTGATTTCTCATGATAAAGAGCACATCATTAAGTTGGCTCGTGAGATTGGTACGGAAGATTTTGCTCGTACCATGCCTGAATTTTGTGGCGTGATTTCAAAAAGTCCAACTGTGAAAGCGGTGAAAGCTAAAATTGAAGCGGAAGAAGCCAATTTTGATTTTGAGATTCTGGATCGTGTGGTAAGCGAAGCTCAAAATATGGATATCCGTCAGATTGCAATGCAGGCGTGTGAGCAGGTTGTTGAAGTGGAAACAGTCACTGAGTTTTCCACCAGTGATGTGCTACTGGATATTCGTGCGCCAGATGAGCAAGATGATCGCCCATTAAGTATGGATGGAATCGAAATTCAGTCATTGCCTTTCTATAAGTTGGGCACTCAGTTTGGTGATCTGCCAAAAGAGAAAAATTACCTGCTTTACTGTGAAAGAGGCGTTATGAGCCGCTTACAGGCTCTTTATCTACGAGAGCAAGGTTTCGAAAACGTGAAGATTTATCGGCCTTGA
- the xseB gene encoding exodeoxyribonuclease VII small subunit encodes MPKANQTSEIEQTPAFETSLKELEEIITRLESGKLPLESALNEFERGIQLARQGQKTLQQAEQRVQILLNHDAQSPLDEFSPDAE; translated from the coding sequence ATGCCTAAAGCAAATCAAACATCAGAAATCGAACAGACACCAGCGTTTGAGACTTCCCTGAAAGAGCTGGAGGAAATTATCACTCGTCTGGAATCAGGGAAACTCCCCTTAGAAAGTGCATTAAATGAGTTTGAACGCGGTATTCAACTTGCAAGGCAGGGACAAAAAACCCTCCAACAGGCGGAGCAAAGAGTGCAGATTTTATTGAATCATGATGCACAATCGCCACTTGATGAATTTTCGCCTGACGCTGAGTAA
- the ispA gene encoding (2E,6E)-farnesyl diphosphate synthase, which translates to MSEQYKAPFEEHLSACQQHVNDKLMATFSSLPFLDSPLATAMLHGAVLGGKRLRPFLVYSVGEMFGLSRESLDAPALALECIHAYSLIHDDLPAMDNDDLRRGQPTCHIKFGESLAILAGDALQSLAFEILAKQDMPNIALSDRLAMVAELATASGLAGMCGGQSLDLEAEGKQIDLATLEQIHRHKTGALICTAVRLGAYSAGQRGREVLPLLDQYSQAIGLAFQVHDDILDVIGNTDVIGKRQGNDQQLGKSTYPALLGLEQAKKKARDLYEEALAALTELEKQSYNTVILKKLAGFIIERNS; encoded by the coding sequence ATGTCTGAACAATATAAGGCTCCTTTTGAAGAGCATTTAAGCGCTTGTCAGCAACATGTCAATGACAAGCTGATGGCAACATTTTCTTCATTACCTTTTTTGGACAGCCCATTAGCGACAGCTATGCTGCATGGCGCGGTACTAGGTGGCAAGCGGTTGCGCCCATTTTTGGTTTACAGCGTAGGCGAAATGTTTGGCCTTTCCAGAGAGAGTCTTGATGCTCCTGCTCTCGCCTTAGAATGCATTCATGCCTATTCACTGATCCATGATGATTTGCCGGCAATGGACAACGACGATTTACGCCGTGGTCAACCTACCTGCCATATCAAATTTGGTGAGAGTCTGGCAATTCTGGCTGGAGATGCATTACAGTCATTGGCATTTGAGATACTGGCAAAGCAAGATATGCCAAATATTGCCTTATCCGATCGCCTTGCAATGGTTGCTGAACTGGCAACAGCGAGTGGTCTTGCTGGCATGTGCGGAGGGCAGTCACTGGATTTGGAAGCTGAGGGAAAACAGATCGACCTTGCTACTCTGGAACAAATCCATCGGCATAAAACAGGCGCATTAATATGTACAGCCGTCAGGCTTGGGGCTTACAGTGCTGGGCAACGTGGCCGTGAAGTACTCCCTTTGCTGGATCAATATTCTCAAGCCATTGGCCTCGCATTTCAGGTACATGATGATATTCTGGATGTCATTGGCAATACAGACGTTATCGGCAAACGGCAGGGGAACGATCAGCAACTTGGTAAAAGCACTTATCCTGCGCTATTGGGTTTGGAACAAGCCAAGAAAAAAGCGAGGGATCTCTATGAAGAAGCGCTCGCCGCACTCACTGAACTGGAAAAACAATCCTATAACACCGTGATCTTAAAAAAACTGGCTGGTTTTATCATCGAAAGAAACAGTTAA